The Mycobacteriales bacterium genome has a window encoding:
- a CDS encoding DUF427 domain-containing protein, with translation MGMRLQNVLGQQIGALRYEPTQRRVRGMVADEVVVDSDRAVLVWEPRRVTPTYAVPAEDVYAELVAPVSPPSETGEPAGFSIPDVTRLPVLDPRIPFAVHSTDGDPVDIRVREERRVEAFRPSDPDLAGYLILDFAGFDTWREEDDEIVGHPRDPFHRIDVRHSSRHVQLLLDGRVLADTTRPRLLLETMLPVRYYLPRDDVVADLEPSSKHTWCPYKGAATYWSVPEAGAAGTDLVWCYEDPLDESSAVAGHLAFFHERCDVIVDGTPRERPVTPWS, from the coding sequence ATGGGTATGCGGCTACAGAATGTCCTGGGGCAGCAGATCGGCGCCCTGCGCTACGAGCCGACGCAGCGGCGGGTGCGGGGGATGGTGGCCGACGAGGTCGTCGTCGACAGCGACCGCGCGGTGCTGGTGTGGGAGCCACGACGGGTCACGCCGACGTACGCCGTGCCGGCCGAGGACGTCTACGCGGAGCTGGTCGCCCCCGTCTCGCCACCGTCCGAGACCGGGGAACCGGCCGGATTCTCGATCCCGGACGTGACCCGGCTCCCGGTGCTCGACCCGCGGATCCCGTTCGCCGTACACAGCACGGACGGAGATCCGGTCGACATCCGGGTGCGCGAAGAGCGCAGGGTCGAAGCCTTCCGGCCGAGCGATCCCGACCTCGCCGGCTACCTCATCCTCGACTTCGCCGGGTTCGACACCTGGCGCGAGGAGGACGACGAAATCGTCGGCCATCCGCGGGATCCGTTCCACCGCATCGACGTCCGCCACTCGTCCCGGCACGTCCAGCTGCTACTCGACGGCCGGGTCCTCGCCGACACGACCCGTCCGCGGCTGCTCCTCGAGACGATGCTTCCGGTGCGCTACTACCTGCCACGCGACGACGTGGTCGCCGACCTGGAACCGAGCTCGAAGCACACCTGGTGCCCCTACAAGGGCGCAGCGACGTACTGGTCCGTGCCGGAGGCCGGCGCCGCCGGCACGGACCTGGTGTGGTGCTACGAGGATCCGCTCGACGAATCGTCGGCCGTGGCCGGCCATCTCGCGTTCTTCCACGAGAGATGCGATGTCATCGTCGACGGCACGCCGCGGGAGCGGCCCGTCACACCGTGGTCGTGA